In Ochrobactrum vermis, the following proteins share a genomic window:
- a CDS encoding MFS transporter — protein sequence MSMSAAQQPSNSGADSTVLAIILATSMGHFLNDMMQSLLPAIYPMLKDNYSLSFWQIGLLTFTFQMTASILQPLVGIYTDRKPMPYSLPFGMGCTLVGLIFLATAHHYSVLLLGAAFVGFGSSVFHPEAARVARLASGGRHGFAQSLFQVGGNFGSSIGPLLAAFIVLPFGQISVSWFSVAALIGMMLLWYVGNWYNRYRIANASKAKPDKTLPLPRNKVLVSVGVLAMLVFTKYIYMASLTSYYTFYTISHFGVTVQASQLLLFLFLGAVAAGTIIGGPIGDKIGTRKVIWASILGVLPFTLALPYANLEMTAVLTVIIGLILASAFPAIVVFAQELLPGRVGMVSGLFFGFAFGMAGIAAAVLGIVADHKGIEYVYTICSYLPLLGLLTIFLPKLEKKRKA from the coding sequence ATGAGCATGAGTGCTGCACAGCAGCCATCAAACAGCGGCGCGGACAGTACTGTCCTCGCCATTATTTTGGCCACAAGCATGGGCCATTTCCTGAACGACATGATGCAGTCGCTCCTTCCGGCCATCTATCCGATGCTGAAGGATAACTACAGTCTGTCATTCTGGCAGATCGGCCTTCTCACATTCACCTTCCAGATGACGGCATCGATCCTACAGCCACTTGTGGGTATCTATACCGACCGCAAGCCGATGCCCTATTCCTTGCCATTCGGCATGGGCTGCACGCTTGTCGGCCTCATTTTTCTGGCAACGGCACATCACTATTCGGTCCTGCTTCTGGGCGCTGCCTTTGTCGGCTTCGGCTCATCGGTCTTCCATCCGGAAGCGGCCCGTGTGGCACGGCTGGCCTCGGGTGGCCGTCATGGCTTTGCGCAATCCCTGTTTCAGGTGGGCGGCAATTTCGGCTCGTCGATCGGCCCGCTTCTGGCAGCGTTTATCGTTCTGCCTTTCGGCCAGATCAGCGTGTCGTGGTTTTCCGTCGCTGCGCTGATCGGCATGATGTTGCTCTGGTATGTCGGCAACTGGTATAATCGCTACCGGATTGCCAATGCCAGCAAGGCGAAGCCGGACAAGACCCTTCCGCTTCCACGTAACAAGGTTCTGGTGTCCGTTGGCGTTCTGGCAATGCTGGTCTTCACCAAATACATCTACATGGCCAGCCTGACGAGCTACTACACTTTCTACACCATCAGTCATTTTGGCGTGACGGTGCAGGCATCTCAATTGCTTCTGTTCCTGTTCCTCGGCGCAGTTGCTGCGGGAACGATCATCGGCGGTCCGATCGGTGACAAGATTGGCACGCGTAAGGTGATCTGGGCATCGATCCTCGGCGTCCTACCGTTCACGCTTGCCCTGCCCTATGCGAACCTGGAGATGACGGCTGTCCTGACGGTGATCATCGGCCTGATCCTCGCTTCGGCGTTCCCGGCAATCGTAGTGTTCGCGCAGGAACTGCTACCGGGACGTGTCGGTATGGTGTCGGGCCTGTTCTTCGGCTTCGCTTTCGGCATGGCCGGGATCGCGGCAGCCGTTCTCGGTATCGTCGCCGATCACAAGGGCATCGAGTATGTTTACACCATCTGCTCGTATCTGCCCCTGCTCGGCCTGCTGACGATTTTCCTGCCCAAACTGGAAAAGAAACGTAAAGCCTGA
- the hemN gene encoding oxygen-independent coproporphyrinogen III oxidase yields MHEEAIRRYAALAVPRYTSFPTAADFMPVGAETTHRWLRQIGPKESVSLYIHVPYCRQLCHYCGCHAKMAVRNDVVENFCTSLLSEIETVSKSLTARPSVVHLHWGGGTPSILNPRQFTSILAALRTAFDFAPEMEHAIELDPRTVTPQLAHTLALMGVNRASLGVQDVDSEVQKAIGRIQPIETVAKAASLLREVGIARLNFDLIYGLPLQTVETLRETCEKVAVLKPDRVACYGYAHLPQRRANQRLIDASLLPDADERFAQARVVADSFIGFGYEPVGIDHYALPDDSLAVAARHGTLHRNFQGYTDDRCQTLIGLGPSSISQFPSGYAQNISDVKQYSKRAEAGDLATVRGYSMRDSDRIRAGIITALMCNFRVDLNTMAPGVEFSDELALLRPLVADGLVEVRNGVISATGDGKPLIRLVAAAFDEFRRETMHGFSFAV; encoded by the coding sequence ATGCATGAAGAAGCGATAAGACGCTACGCCGCATTGGCTGTGCCGAGATATACATCTTTCCCAACGGCTGCGGACTTTATGCCGGTGGGTGCGGAGACGACGCATCGCTGGCTGCGCCAGATCGGGCCAAAAGAAAGTGTCTCCCTTTACATCCACGTGCCTTACTGCCGGCAGCTCTGCCATTATTGTGGTTGCCATGCGAAAATGGCGGTCCGCAATGACGTGGTCGAAAATTTCTGCACCTCTTTGCTCAGCGAAATCGAAACGGTCAGCAAGAGCCTGACGGCGCGGCCCAGCGTGGTCCATCTTCATTGGGGCGGGGGGACGCCTTCCATTCTCAACCCACGCCAGTTTACGAGCATTCTGGCGGCATTGCGCACTGCATTCGATTTTGCGCCGGAGATGGAACATGCCATCGAGCTTGATCCGCGCACGGTCACGCCGCAGTTGGCGCACACACTTGCGCTCATGGGCGTCAATCGTGCAAGCCTCGGCGTACAGGATGTCGATTCTGAAGTTCAGAAAGCCATCGGTCGCATTCAGCCTATAGAAACGGTTGCCAAGGCTGCCAGCCTTTTGCGCGAAGTCGGCATTGCCCGTCTCAACTTCGATCTCATCTATGGCCTGCCGTTGCAGACCGTCGAGACTTTGCGTGAGACTTGCGAAAAGGTTGCGGTGCTCAAGCCTGACCGCGTTGCCTGCTACGGCTATGCGCATCTTCCACAGCGGCGCGCCAATCAGCGCCTGATTGATGCAAGCCTTTTGCCGGATGCAGATGAACGCTTTGCACAGGCGCGTGTCGTTGCGGACAGCTTCATCGGTTTCGGTTACGAGCCGGTAGGGATCGATCACTACGCTTTGCCTGATGACAGTTTGGCCGTTGCTGCGCGTCATGGAACGCTGCATCGCAATTTCCAGGGTTATACGGATGACCGTTGTCAGACGCTGATCGGTCTCGGGCCATCATCGATTTCGCAGTTTCCAAGCGGTTATGCCCAGAATATTTCGGATGTGAAGCAATACTCCAAACGGGCCGAAGCGGGCGACCTTGCAACGGTTCGCGGTTATTCCATGCGCGACAGCGACCGCATCCGTGCCGGTATCATCACAGCCTTGATGTGCAATTTCCGGGTCGATCTGAACACCATGGCACCGGGTGTGGAGTTTTCAGACGAATTGGCCTTGTTGCGGCCTCTGGTGGCAGACGGACTTGTGGAAGTTCGCAATGGCGTCATCAGTGCAACAGGCGACGGCAAACCGCTGATCCGTCTGGTTGCGGCTGCTTTCGATGAATTTCGCAGGGAGACTATGCACGGCTTCAGCTTTGCCGTCTGA